The sequence ctgccattattcagtctgtcatGTTTTCacccatcactgtgtggtttggatcatccacaaaacaggacaggtccaaaatgcaacaaataattaggtctgcagagcggatcatcagggctgaccttgtctccatccaggacttctacaggtctagggtcagaaaaaagacagctaacatctctgcagacctcacacatcctggacactcTGATGAACCGTTAACAGTCAGAGTGCCCAGATCGATACAatgcatatttgcactaattGATCCTtgtcttccttttttaaaaacactgtacatatttacaagaaaagaaacactttaacttttatttcccttttttaaatatttaaatgacttTATTGAGAGCAAGTGGAACaaaagtcaaatttcttgtttgtgtgcacaaacttgctgaacaaagctgattctgactgttttgttttgttttcagaatcAGTTTAATTTTACTGTTAACTTTGAAAATAAGCTCTACACCAGGAAACATTTAACACTAAATGTGTTGCACATCTTGAGCATAATTTCTTAAAACCCATTTGAGACCCAGGTAAAGGGATAGACCATATCCTATTTAAATATGGTTCTGTGAAGTTATCATCACTAAAATTCCCTCCCTGTAATAAACAGATATGATATCACAATGAATGTGATATCATATCAGCCTCATCAGAGATTGTACGTTCCTGTGATTTTCCAGATCTTGCAGTTGTGTACTAAATGGGCCAATCTCCTATGTCAACTGACTGGGTGGATCAGTTGATCAGCTGTATTGATACACCCAGTAGTTACACGGAACCTTTTTGGCAGAGAAAAATGACAATCTTAACAATAGTCTCTTAGGAAACTTCAGGCACCTCATAAATTTTAGATTCTCCTTTTAAGACCTAAATAGAGTGCCTAAAATGGTATGATAACATTGATAGTATTTACTCAAGCCATATGGGTTCCATGCAGGAGCCCCACAGTGAACCCAGGCCGTGGTACCCATCCACAGTGAGCAGAATCCATATGGGGCCGTGGATGAGCCCCTCCTAGCCGACTAGCCAAACAAAATGCAGTAAATCAAAATTCTGGGGCAATATAAAATTCAGCAACTGCCACTGTTAGAATTGCTCATTATGTAACAGTTTAAAAAGCCATTTGGAACTCAGAGCCACCTTCTGTTTCCTGCTGTATGTAGCATAGCTGATCACAACATGCTAATTGATAGACTGAGAAAATGTGTGGGATTGTCTGGTACTCTGTTAAACTGGTTCCGATTTTATTTGGCAGACAAGAACTTGTTAGTGTAATTTCATAATTGGAAATCTgggcaaataaaataatttttggagCTCCTCAAGGGTCCATTCTCATCTCAACATCTGTATGATCCCCgtagctcatattataaagTCTTACATCTCTCACCATATGCATGATGATAATACACAACTTTATATCTGTCACCACATGAACATAGCTAATTAGTCACTGAGCCACAATatcagtgagtgtgtgtgtccaAATCTTCTCCAGCTAAGTAAGACAGAACCGTTTTTTGTCCCAAAAATGCAAGGATAGAGAGAAACGCTCAACCAACCTTAATGGGGCTAAAGACCACTGAGCATGCAAGAAGTCTTGGTGTAATTTTTGATTAAACCAAACCTTACTATCATCTGAAAAGCATTGTGGGAATAAAAGATCTTCTTTGAAAACAGGAACCTGAAAAACTAGTGTATGCTTTTGTTTTAAGCACATTAAATTAGTTTAATGCTGTCTCTACAGGTTTGATGCtgatcaatcaaaaaaaaagttgtcaCATAGCTGCAGCTCTTACATGATGACCTGGCCAACTGCATGTGAATATGGATCATATCACAACAGCTTGTATATCACAGCACTGGCTTTCTGTGTGTAAAATGATTGGTTTTAAACATCTGGGATCGTATTCACAAATAATAGTCCCCTTAGAGACCTCCTATCTTAGCATAAAAATTTTTGGTAAGGACTCTTAGCTTAAAAGTAATTAGCTCATTATTTCGttgtgtggttgaccccgttgctaggtcgGACGCTGttttctaagagctgtgattggtcgttaaaagaaacaaacaaacaaaaaacaattgtgCTCCTAGTatggagagaaagagaaattAACCAATGATAGAATGTAGACTGGATtaataaatgtgtaaatcattatGATGATTTGGCAAAATTGAATTGTTACACAGCATCAACATGCTTGAAgatagcttatttacatgctcatcatttTGATTGGCTTCTTATTGGGTTTACTcgccatgctggtcgttttcataGGAGATggcagcacaccagagaacttcGGGGAGCGTTGTAGATGACCATATAGccttaggctgctgacatcatgtacaatacagcaaatacttattctcctcatttacatcttccttctatttAAATAGTGTTTAGATTATTGGACTTTATCttgtctagagtttgtatttatgtatattttgttcctaatttgtttttgaaagaattttacagtatgtaaatatttaattaattctgtactatattgttggtattttaaacttttttttcatggttatttattattgtttattatttatcattCCTAATAATACCTTAcaagaggtgcacctttaacctgtcctgccgCTGAAACTACTTAACTTCGCCCTAGGAAAgttaaatatattaataattgtatgactgttatagaagtttatgtacTCATTTACTTGACTATCAAAGGGGTGAATCCCTGCGTGATTGAGCTGGTAGTATGAATACAGGCCCTGATATTAGTCGATAATGGTCTTGGGCCAAAATACATTCCTGAGTTGCTTGACAAATATGAACCATGTAGACCCTTCAGGTCATCAGAGACCTGCTTACTCAACGTTCCCAGGACCAGAATAAACAAGAGGCGATCGCATTTTTGTGTCTATGCTTCTCCTCTCTGGAATCAACCGTGTGAAAACCTGAGATGAGCAACTCATTAAACTCTTGGTTCttttaaatcaggactgaaaactttgtttctttttatgcaACACCGTCCATAGCTCAAAGGTTTATGTTATATAAATGGTTTTGCTTTATTATGTGCAAAGCACTTtgtattattataaatatatttgccTTGCCTTTCCTTAAATTGACCAGTATCAGGTGTCATCTGTAGTCCCATTAGCAATAGCTCCTTTCACTTTAGCTACGTCAAGCTTTATTTTCATAGATTTGTGGGTTACGATAAAGCTTAAAGCTCCGTTTGTGATGAAATGTATTAACAGCGAAAACTAAGAACCATAAATAATTCTGCAGTCTAACCCAGCTTCACGACTGCAGTGGGAGCTAATGACAAATCCACTCTTTGTATCAAGCCATACCCACAGTTCCTAAAGCTTTTCAGAAAATCAGatcaagaaaaataattatgaCATCCAGCAGATTATCTTGTATATAAAGTCCTAGGTTGTTGAGAAAGTAATGAAATATCCTAAAGCAAGAGGTTTGTCTACCAGCCGCATGTTCCTAGTACTtacaaatattacaaaaacatatttcctATTTAGAATAAGCATTGTGGGTATCAGAAACAAATGACCTTTTTATTTCcacataaatattaaaagatctttatgaatacttttaaatacatttctgctcgtctttattacatttattgatGTCTTAAATTGCTTGTTGATTACTTGTTTTGAATACATGACATTCCAAACTACTTTTGTttaatcaaaatatattttttgcagaAGTAGATTCACAATGGGAAGTTTTGGTATCAATTGttctagttttaaaactaaacaaaattatGTTAGTGTTAATAATGCAGACATCTGACATGCAAGTTTCCATAATGAAACCTATACAAAGCCCAATAAATGATAGAAAAAGTGACATTTCTCCTTTAAAGAACAATGCTTTAGATAACTAAAACGCTGATTGTAGTTTGAAAGACTTGCATACTGAACAGCTGAAACATCTAAGTCTGTCCATTATATGATTAAGTGACTTGCTATATCTCCCGAATGATTCACCAAGGTGAGCAACTCAACCAGCAGGTCTACACAATGTGCATGCatgactttggactctctaTAAAGTTTCTCTCACTGAAACATTCTGTTTGTGAATAGTAGATTACACATTTAAATGATTGCTACCTAGAGTAGTTATTAAATTTCATATATAAAGTGTAAtacattgtcaaaattagaatATACCAGTGGGATAGTAGATTCCAAAAGGGaaatcaaaacattaaaaataagggtaatgaataaaaactgcACAATGTTAAGCACTGGAACATGGAATAACAGACTGAAGATCAGGTATTGCACTTTTCAGTGTGAcattgtatttttaaatttatataaGTGTAAATACATTTCAAACCAGTAAAAGTAAAGTATTGATACATTTTTACAGGTGTATATTGTTCTGTGGAGACAAAATGGAGCATGTCgataaagtaatttaaaaataaaaaatgttttaaaaagtacaCAAAACCCGTCAGTTTAGTCTGGGGGATGCATATCAGACATTGATCTTAGGGAAAAGCTCACAAGCTTAGCATGTGTTTTAGAGTTGTATGAAAAATATGAATTTCTTTAGGTAATCTTTGTGGGATACAGGTTGTGTAAATATTTGAATATCACCTAGTGGTCAGCAGTCTGTAtacatttctgtatataaactggGTCAGTTTGTTTTGTACAGCGCATTAAGATgaaatttgttgtgaattggtactATACAGATACAACTGAACTACATACAAATGTCACTTTTGATTGAAGTTCTAAGATAAATTCAATATTCTAATTTGATATGCACCTATATAGTTTTAAAGCCAAAATTTCCTGATATCTTGCCAGGCCAACAAAGAAAgcaaaagttacattttaccAGAGCATATTAGAAAACGCAAGGATTTTAAATAGGCCACACAGACCAAAGACAAAGTCAGTAGTGCACCTTCAGCCTTTATTTTCCCCCAGATGAAaattacatttagttttaaTGAATTACATTTTCTTACCAAAATGCTATTACTTTACCTTAAACGTATTCTTATTCACGAGTTCAGCTGTCCGTAGAGCATATCACAGCTTGTAGTAAGCAACAAGCTGTGAGAGACATTAAACCCATCCATGATGGTCTGGTGCCCAGtcagcagaaccacagtcaGATATTTGTTAGTGTAGTTTGACTTTGATCAGGAAGGAACGGGTAAAAAGACTTCATGGCAAGGTAGAAGGGCTGATGTTCCTGCTGAACTGATGGAGCTGGGTTAAAAGGGGTCATGGACGAAGAAGGCAGAAATACAGGTATGGCAGCCTGTTTGGCAACAACATATACCGGTATAGAGGGGTGTGGTTGGTATGAAGGCTTTTCATAGGGAGGTGCCTTGGTGGCGGCTGCTGGTGCATTGTGTAACTGAGAAAGCTGATTAAAAGGAGGATACAACATGGGATACTGAAAGACCTGAGTGTGGATATGCTGTGGTTTGGATTCTGCATCATCCACAGTTTGATCCTGTGGAGATTCAGGGTATTTAGGGAATGGTAGGAAGGGATATTGAAGCATCACTGCAAACTCTGGCTGCAGGGGAAGCTGAAGCTTCTCATGCCCTGTAGGAGTAGGTGGGGTTACCACGGTCTCTGTGCTTGTTGCAGGAAGTGGCCAGGTTGTTGTTGGTGGAAAAACTCTAGGGAACACAGGGAATTCTTGGAAAAGTGGAATTTGATATTGAGGAGACTTTGGCATTTGAAGCAACTGGAGCTGATTTATGTCTGCGTTGTCATCTCCAGAAGGATGTGTTGGTAATTCAGGTCTGGGAAACTCAAAGAACTTGGGAAGTAAGGCAGGGCTCAGATTTCCAGGCATCTTTTGGTTTTCAGAGAAGTCCGCAGCCACAAAGGAAAATGGCAATGGAGCCACAATCCAAGGACTTTGTGTTGACTGCGACTCTAGGAACTGTGAAAATATTGGCAACTGAGGGTACTGAAGAGGATGCAGGGCTTTATCACTGTCACTTGAGGGTGCAGATGTTCCTGTTTTTAGCTCAGTGTTTGGTACAGGAGGACATGATGCTCAAAATCTGCCCACTGAAGAGAGAGTAAATACTCCTCATTCTGCAAAAAAGACAGTCAAAAGCAAATCtacaattcaaattcaatacTTGACCACAAGAGGACTTCATCATACCTTGATCTCCAAACACAAATCCTTGATGTAAGGTACGATCAGTGTCAGTTCACCAGAAGACTCATTAAAAGTCAGTTTGCAGCTGCTACATGCTGATGATAAAGGCTGCCACGTGCCAGACACTGCAACAGTTTTAACACAAGAAAATAAacctaatatattttttatagctacagggctatgtggaaggattcatttaaatatatgtataaaacTAAGATTATGTCCATTACTGCCAGCATTAAATATTTATCTCCTGAACAGATTCTAATTAGCAGAATAATTCTACAGTGTCTAGCAAAATGATTCATATGCCTTGAACATTTCAAACTACAACCCCAAAAATGAAtgcattttgttgggattttatgtgagcaACACAAACTCTTAATTTCACTTAGTctccagattggatggagaacgtcagtgaacatcaattttcaactcTTCTGAGAAACATATTAAGGGCTGTAGTCCTGCTGGAAGCCGAACCTCTGCCCCAACAGGTATTCTTCAAGGATTGCCCTGGATTTAGATCCagccatccatcttcccatcaactccaaccagcttccctgctgaagaaaagcatcccgacagcatcatgctgttgccATCAAGTTTAACTGGGGGGGGCTGTATTCCagttgatgtgcagtgttagttttcccaCCACATAtatttttgcatgtaggccaaaaagtaagattttttttttgactaGTGCATCTTCAATCACATGTTAATCGGTTACCCTACATGGCTTGCAGCAACTGCAAACAGaattttttattgctttaccATATCAGGTTTCCTCTTGCCACCCTTTAATAAAGGCTAGATTGAAGTATACTAACAGTATACTAAAATTAATAGTTCACCCATCATCCTTTTTGGCCGTTTCTCTGGTTTAAGCTCTCTTCAACTACCATCGCAATGCCAATACTCTGGCATCAAGAGTAGACAACTGAATTGGtctgtgttggtgtatcacataaaatacattgaagtttgtggttgtaacctgaTAATGTTCAaggtttataaatatttttgcgaGGCATTGTAATAAATACCACCTACCTTTTACTTTGAGTTCCTTGGCTGCCACGCCACGAATCTTCACCACCATCTTGTTTGGAAAGCAGAAAACATAGGGCAGTGGCAACATATCAGGACAGGACATGGTCATCGGTGTCCCCCATAACCGCAGCGGTAGGTAAAATCCATCCTCCAATGAAAGAAAACCAGTGGCAATGTTGGTTGTCTTTTTTAAGTCGGATCCTGTATAGACATGGCATGGAAGAAAACATATACCCGTTTGTTAACATGACAGCCCTGATAGGATGCAGCATACTGCACATCTCTGCGGGACCTCTTCACAAAAAAGCCACACGTAGAGGGCATCTGGGACAGAGGAGTAAGAGGTCTCTCACCTGTTTGACATTCAAGGAAAATATCACCTTTTTGCACACTGGTCAGCATTTCTGACACCCATACAAAACATACGACCAACCACCAACCGCTGTCGATGAGAAAATGATGAGTTCCTCTCTGTTTGACCATCTGGTTGCTGCCACAAAGCACTGATGGAGCCAGGCGCTTTAGTTTTGCCAAGTTCAATGCTGAAACACAAGTACTGATTCAGTTGAAAGTGTTGTCCATGTGCACATTGCTGTATTCATAAACCTAAAtgttattcattattattaatttaaaaagaaagtagAGATACAGTTAAATAGTTCAAAGAAAGGTGAAATCAGTTAAAGTACAAAGTTGTTGTAAAAATTGTATATCGCCATTTTTCCTTTTGCTCAATTCTTGCATGCCTGCCAGTCGCAAATAATACAGCTTTGAGAACATTTACATAAACACTAAGAGACCAAGCGATAGGTTCAGATATTCATTTGTTCAGgataactaaaaaacaaaaaatacacagaTTGTAAAATTTTATGACATTTTCAGCTTATTAGATTTCAGCAAACATTATTAATGTGTTGTCAAAGTTAGCATCAACAATGAACTAGGTCAAATAAACATTacactgaataaaaataaataaataactgtccCTTAATTGTTGTAACCATCACAACATGGAAAATGGCATATAAATGATCTAAATAACTGGTGAGTGTTAAATGAGTCTTGCAAAACATTTgcagaataaaaacatctttCTCCTTCATTTACTCCACAGTTCATAGTACAAAAAGTGTCAGAAGGCCTATCAGGCAactgaaattatatttttgaaaGATGACCTAGTTTTCTcaagttttttagttttttgcatCATAATTGACACGAATTTTTCATATATGGTCATGTATTTATCACACTTAAGAAGAAAGATGTTAGgcataagaaaaagaaaagacaaacacatgacatacaaaatatgttttttgcaatattttaatcCATATCGAAAGTTTTTGAAGAAATGAAGAGGTATAGAGGTCTCAGGAATGCTTGTATCAATATGATGCATTGGGAATCACaggattaaaacattttgttttggttgtaagcttagtgaaaattattttaaggacCCTTATTAATCATGAGATAAATTTGCTATGCCAGTGTTCACTTCCATGCATCAATTAATTATACCCTTCTGCCAAAAAGCAAAGGTTAAATATGCACAAGCTTGATTTTTTCGTAATATCGCCACatttttatcacataaaacacTACAGATTGCAAGCATTCCGTGTGAAATACGTAACTTATATATGCTGGAGAAACTTTAGTGGGCTAATAACACTCACCTTTGGTGGAATTAAAGTCTCCATCTCTTTTCATATGTATAAGTAAGCGAACCAGGTCGTGTTAAAGCCGCAGGTTTCCGGCTCAAAGCAGACCCCACCCGGCTGAGATGATGACTGCCTTGAactgcaggttttcccactgcTGCCTCCACTTCATCAGAGAACCAATAACACAGAATGGAGGCCCTCAGGATGACCGTCAATGCAAAGTATGACAAAATATTCCTCAAAGGCATCACCTTCGCAGATTGTATAAGGCGTTTGCTTTTGAAAAATTGAGCTATTCGCCAGGACCTCCGTAGCGTCTAATGACCTAACATATACTTTGAAATTAATTAACCAATCAGTCCGGTTCGTGACGTTTGGTTACGTCACGAACCAAACCTGTTGTGAGCAGAGCGTGAGTGATGAGGTCCATGAGGAAGGTGTTGCGGTTAGGTGCAAAACAATAATGTCAAATCCatgaaaatctaaagaaataacATTATAAGAACGTTGTTCAAAAGTTCTGGGAAGATTCAGTCTGAACATCACGTATGTTTGTGATTTCTACAGAGTTTAGTTTTGCATCTGGAAACTATTTGGAATCGATACACAAAATCACTTACAAAGGAAAACGGGAAATCCTGATGCCAGGATAAaccaattatttgtttttatgttgatatttttcttaactttaaaagaatttaaaacaaaaggaaatcCATCAATAAAATGAATTTATCGTCTTTTTATCGCACAAATTAAAGCTTACAGTTAAACGTGATGACGTTTCTCTGGGATCTTTGACTGATAAGtgtgcaaaaaaacacaaagaaacacaataccaaacacataaaataagtgcaattgtgttttataataataacaataataataataatacattattAGTTTTCAtgtaattattattgttaatattaaTATACCAGCAACCTTTTAGCATGTGCTCAATGGCACCAGTTCCAAACGTTCATGAAGAGGGTGTGAGGAGTCTCTGCGAATGTTCTATCTCCTACATGGCACTCTTTTGCTGTCATACTGCAGCTGGAGTACCACTGGAGTAACACTGCAGATGTCCAACTACAGTACACTCAAACACAGCTCACAATGTAGTGAGGATACTAGTAGGGAGCAATGTTTGTTTCAGTTTCCATATAGAGCTGGGCTATGAAGAATATAATGCTGTTAACTCTCTCAAATGCTCGGCCACTGATGCTGAATAGTGTTGTGCTCAGGTTGTGACATCAAAATCAATGATCCTCTCCTTTATTTGTCCATGTTGAGAAACCAGGTTGTTATCTATGCACCAGTCCACTAGCTGTTTGGCGTCCTCCGTGTACTTTGATTCATCAGTCCAATGAATGAGTCCCACTATTGTGGTATCATCCACAATATTAATGATCTGGTTTTACTCAAGTGGGGATACACAGTTGTGGGTTAACAGTGTTGACAGCAATGAACTGAGTACACAGCCTTGAGGGATCCCAGTGCTCAGGGGGATAGAGGCAAAAACGTTTTTTCCAATGTGGACTGACTTTGGTGTCACGGTCAGAAAATTCAGAACTGTTGAAATGCATTAAagcatcatttttttttaactcccttgtattctttaaaaaacaaaaacaaagctacAAAACTCAAATTATAGTTTTAGAAAAAATGCTaacttcaaaatgtaaaaatatatagattaattatattttctgttgtttcgtTTTGAACATAAACTGATGAGGAATAATGAATAAATTTTGCTCAATGAAGAGTATTAGTCCATTGTCTTCTCAGCACCAACTTCTCTTTGTTCGGAAGAGTCCTGCAATTTGCAAATCTTTTTGTCcatctaaaatgtttaaaatctatGAATAGGTTGTTTAAAGAATTGTTTGAGGAGAAGAAGTGAAGGCCAAATGCTCTGAAATATTAGATGTGTGTTCAAGTCCCTGATAACACATTTGTGGCATCATATTTTCTCAAAAGAACAAGTAGATATCAAGATCTTATTAAATATATAAGAAATTGGCAATCATTAAGTTGATTTAACATCATACattatttaattacttttatttatttacaaataccACATAGAATCCTTCAAACCTTAATAACTAAACAAATCTAATGCAAAAAGTATAGAAATGTTGATGACATTTGTGGGCTTCGATAGCAAAATCCTCTGTTCTATATAACATAAACAATGTTTAACTACATGAACATGAACCTCTCACTTCACATTAATGCAAAAGACCTGAATCTGTCAATTTGTACTTTGCTCTCCTTGTAGATCATGTGTTCCAAAACAAATCCACCTCTGAAAAGACTTGGGAGAATACATCAAGATTCTAAGAATATTGGTGGTACAATGAAACCCAAATGGGCCTTTGCAAAGTTTTCAAGTCAAAATTAGACCTTAAGAAGTTGAATAGTTACACTCATTTGAACCCATCTCCTGCAATGGTTTTACAGTTCATGCAGCATGATTTTGCATTTGTAAAGACAATGGCCTAAAGATCTGTGATGTCGTCATCAGACCAGTCATTTTGAAGCATCCCTACTGAAACTTGTTCTTCCATTGGTTCATCAGCTGGAGATCCAATCCTGCTATTAAAATCTGGTGTAGCATTTACTGACTGTGCTGGCTCCTTGGCTTGGAAATGGTCTAAGGATGCAGATATGGACTCTGTATCCAACATCCACTTATAGCCGACATAGGCAGGAGGGAATGTGGTTGGTCCGCTCTCTCCATTTGTGCTCAAGCTCTGTGTCCAAGAGGGAGGGGGAGGCGTGAAGACAGCTCCAGCTACAAGCTGCCCGTGATAAAGGGCATTGTCAATGCTGAGCCTGAGGTTGATGGGAGACGGGGGCCGCATGTCGAATTCTATAAGTGAGAGAACACATTCTCGCTCACCAACTTTCTGCCACAGCAACGCAGTCTGAGAGTCAGAGCTGCTGATGCTAACAGGATCAGAACTGTGGTCTAGTTTAGAGGAAGCCTGTTTATCATCATGCATTGCATTGTTGCTGATACCCGATCTAAACATGTTATGCTTGGCGAAGTTGTTTGGCATCAAGTCATCTAAGGATTTCTCTGATTTTCTCATCAGGCCTCTCTGCATGCTGGTCAAGAACCTATTCCacaggctttttttttctgccctAGAAATGTTATCTCTACCTTGTGAATGATTGTCTCTCACATGCCCTTTAGATGGTGTCCAGAAAATCCAAGATCCAAGAAAAAGGATAGAGAATCCCCATGCTTGCTCAAGAATTCTGGCCCAGAATTGACTAAGCCACCAACCCCAACTGAAGCGCCTCCAGTTCCCCAGGAGCCCATAAAGCCAAAGAAGACTATACATCTGAAGGCTGCAACACAGCACACCAAGGAAGGCGCACGCTGCCGTTACTCGCTTTCCAAGCCTCTCTGTTCTCTGAGAGGGAACCCACTGTGGTACAGCAGATCTGGAGAAGGGTTGTGAATGGGAAAGGGACTTAGTAAGAATTCCCAGGCAAAAAGGAACACCCCAGCAAAGAGAGATGGTCTGCAGCAAAAGAGGAAAAGCTGGGGGCAAGGTTGATGAACACAGATCAGCTAAAAGTAAGAAGGTGCAGTGGGATATACCAAGCAATCCAACCACCCCTGGGGACCGCAGTTTTAAAGGGAAAGGCATTACCTTTAACCCTCTGAGTGTGACTAGAGCGAGGACAACCTGTGCCCACAGAAGAAGCTGCAGAGGAATATTATGTAGTGCTGCCAGTGTGGCATGAGGCAGGATCTGACGGGTACCGTAAGGATCGACAAGAAGGAGAGTTGTACGCAAAGCACCTGCCATAGTGAGGAAACTATTAGAAAGCGTAAGAGCATCACAAAGGGCATGAGGAAGAGTGCACGCTCCAGCCATTCCCAAAACCGCCAGGACTGTTATCAGCATGAAAAGGCTTGCAGATCCAAAGACATGCAGCTCCCAGGCAAATGTCAGCGTGCGCCTCATGTCATCCCAGAGCAGGCTGGTGCCGTTGAAGCTGGTAAAGATAGTGCAAGGAGTGACACCGAGCACGCAAGGGCGCCCAGGTCCCAACTCGCTATGATCAGTGATTAAAGTAAATACACTGGTTTGGACTGGGAGACTGGGATGGTCTTCACCTGAAAAATAGagaatatgttttaatttttctacatAAGAATTGCACAAAGAATAAGTTCAACCAGTGGCCTTCACACCACCATTAGTTTAATATGCATGCCAATAAATCCTCACTGAAACTTAAAGGAGCTTTTTTCTCTTGTGGCTCCCTAACTTTGGAATACATTGCCTTTAAATATTAGACAGACATCTTTGGTTCTTGttttaattgtcttttaaagcacatatatttttaataacgTTTGACCCGGTGTGAGCCGATATTAAATATCTATCTTATGTCttccttttatgttttatctttaatttatcttattttttgtACAGGAGTTTGGCAAAAcctgcttttttta comes from Girardinichthys multiradiatus isolate DD_20200921_A chromosome 20, DD_fGirMul_XY1, whole genome shotgun sequence and encodes:
- the LOC124857245 gene encoding uncharacterized protein LOC124857245 isoform X1, with translation MKRDGDFNSTKALNLAKLKRLAPSVLCGSNQMVKQRGTHHFLIDSGERPLTPLSQMPSTCGFFVKRSRRDVQYAASYQGCHVNKREDGFYLPLRLWGTPMTMSCPDMLPLPYVFCFPNKMVVKIRGVAAKELKVKVSGTWQPLSSACSSCKLTFNESSGELTLIVPYIKDLCLEIKNEEYLLSLQWADFEHHVLLYQTLS
- the LOC124857245 gene encoding uncharacterized protein LOC124857245 isoform X2, encoding MKRDGDFNSTKALNLAKLKRLAPSVLCGSNQMVKQRGTHHFLIDSGERPLTPLSQMPSTCGFFVKRSRRDVQYAASYQGCHVNKREDGFYLPLRLWGTPMTMSCPDMLPLPYVFCFPNKMVVKIRGVAAKELKVKE
- the LOC124856433 gene encoding proline-rich transmembrane protein 3-like — protein: MGLSYFLLVALSASLLSLGSFTQTLHSLGVSDSAAKPLSKVGNIDRLKNVARENMFRSESLEEGSGLTDRGTLLVLSNETAILKESERVSNENHPGTRITLTTRPVPNVYSSGAHNQGADKPKDSVKGYPRSTVISEDVSLDVDYGFQKGEDHPSLPVQTSVFTLITDHSELGPGRPCVLGVTPCTIFTSFNGTSLLWDDMRRTLTFAWELHVFGSASLFMLITVLAVLGMAGACTLPHALCDALTLSNSFLTMAGALRTTLLLVDPYGTRQILPHATLAALHNIPLQLLLWAQVVLALVTLRGLKVMPFPLKLRSPGVVGLLGISHCTFLLLADLCSSTLPPAFPLLLQTISLCWGVPFCLGILTKSLSHSQPFSRSAVPQWVPSQRTERLGKRVTAACAFLGVLCCSLQMYSLLWLYGLLGNWRRFSWGWWLSQFWARILEQAWGFSILFLGSWIFWTPSKGHVRDNHSQGRDNISRAEKKSLWNRFLTSMQRGLMRKSEKSLDDLMPNNFAKHNMFRSGISNNAMHDDKQASSKLDHSSDPVSISSSDSQTALLWQKVGERECVLSLIEFDMRPPSPINLRLSIDNALYHGQLVAGAVFTPPPPSWTQSLSTNGESGPTTFPPAYVGYKWMLDTESISASLDHFQAKEPAQSVNATPDFNSRIGSPADEPMEEQVSVGMLQNDWSDDDITDL